One stretch of Pseudoramibacter sp. DNA includes these proteins:
- a CDS encoding nitroreductase family protein: MEDFMTLAKARYSVRKYKDTPIEDEKLDKIIEAGIIAPTAHNEQPWRCYVLRSPEALKKINDLTACAFHAPVVLMFTYNKDEQWKNPLEEGVTAGQEDVSIVATHMMLEAWELGIGSCWVNYFPNTKTEEAFNLPDNERVVLLMPMGYAQDGVHAAHLHNENRSKDELVKTL; encoded by the coding sequence ATGGAAGATTTTATGACTTTAGCCAAAGCCCGTTATTCAGTGAGAAAATACAAAGACACGCCCATCGAGGACGAAAAGCTCGACAAGATCATCGAAGCGGGGATCATCGCCCCGACGGCTCACAACGAACAGCCGTGGCGGTGCTACGTGTTAAGAAGCCCAGAAGCCTTGAAGAAAATCAACGATCTCACGGCCTGTGCTTTTCATGCGCCAGTGGTGCTGATGTTCACCTACAATAAAGATGAACAGTGGAAAAATCCGCTGGAAGAAGGCGTCACTGCCGGGCAGGAAGACGTCAGCATCGTCGCGACCCACATGATGCTCGAAGCTTGGGAACTGGGCATCGGCTCCTGCTGGGTCAACTATTTCCCGAATACGAAGACGGAAGAAGCCTTCAACCTGCCGGACAACGAACGGGTCGTGCTGCTCATGCCCATGGGCTACGCTCAGGACGGCGTTCACGCGGCACATCTGCACAACGAAAACCGCTCGAAAGATGAACTGGTCAAGACGCTGTAA
- a CDS encoding MarR family winged helix-turn-helix transcriptional regulator: protein MNPLFETYNQIMCTMEADYHDAAVRLGLSDSEFNILYTLYIEGSGCNQSRLYKKSGMARSTVNSAIRQMEKKGWLYLVPGEGRNTKVEVTDEGRAVMDRTVARIVAIEKKLFDAYTETEAETLIRLNRQFEQGLRRSIEEL from the coding sequence ATGAATCCTTTATTTGAAACCTACAATCAGATCATGTGCACGATGGAAGCGGACTACCACGACGCGGCGGTGCGTCTCGGCCTGTCGGACAGCGAGTTTAATATTCTGTACACCCTGTACATCGAAGGGAGCGGCTGCAACCAGAGCCGGCTGTACAAAAAATCGGGCATGGCCCGCTCGACGGTGAATTCGGCGATCCGGCAGATGGAGAAAAAAGGCTGGCTCTACCTCGTGCCCGGGGAGGGGCGCAACACCAAGGTGGAAGTGACAGACGAGGGGAGAGCCGTGATGGACCGCACCGTTGCCCGGATCGTGGCCATCGAGAAAAAGCTCTTCGACGCCTACACCGAAACAGAAGCGGAAACCCTGATCCGCTTGAACCGCCAGTTTGAACAAGGCCTGCGCCGGAGCATTGAGGAGCTTTAA
- the eno gene encoding phosphopyruvate hydratase, which produces MKNTTIESVRGRTIIDSRGNPTVEAEVRLMDGTVGRGASPSGASTGEFEALELRDQDPARFGGKGVLKAVANIEEKIAPALVGMDVLDQGAVDDKMLALDGTKDKSKLGANAILAVSLAAVHAAAQSQGLPLYRYLGGVNGTTMPVPMMNILNGGAHASNSVDTQEFMIMPVGAATFGEGLRQSTEVFHALQQLLKSEGQTTAVGDEGGFAPNLDSDEDAIQHILQAVENAGYVPGEDFVLAMDAAASEWKSDKGQGFYHQPKSGRDFTTDELIAHWEDLLAKYPIVSIEDGLDEEDWAGWQRMTEALGHKVQLVGDDLFVTNTERLAKGIDLGAGNAILIKLNQIGTVSETLAAIKMANRAGYRAVISHRSGETEDTTIADLAVAVNAGQIKTGAPSRTERVAKYNQLLRIEEDLGAGAVYLGKDAFGFKK; this is translated from the coding sequence ATGAAAAATACAACAATCGAATCCGTAAGAGGCCGGACCATTATCGACTCCCGGGGCAACCCGACAGTCGAAGCGGAAGTCCGTTTGATGGACGGCACGGTCGGCCGCGGGGCCTCTCCGTCCGGCGCCTCCACCGGCGAATTTGAAGCGCTGGAACTTAGAGATCAGGACCCGGCCCGCTTCGGCGGCAAGGGCGTGCTCAAAGCTGTCGCGAACATCGAAGAAAAAATTGCCCCGGCCCTCGTGGGCATGGACGTTTTGGACCAGGGGGCTGTTGACGACAAGATGCTGGCCCTTGACGGCACTAAAGACAAATCCAAATTGGGGGCCAATGCCATTTTGGCCGTCTCTCTGGCGGCGGTCCACGCGGCGGCACAGTCCCAGGGCCTACCCCTGTACCGCTATTTAGGTGGGGTCAACGGGACAACGATGCCCGTGCCGATGATGAACATTTTAAACGGCGGGGCTCACGCCTCCAATTCTGTGGACACCCAGGAATTCATGATCATGCCGGTGGGGGCGGCGACCTTTGGTGAAGGGCTGCGCCAGAGCACCGAGGTGTTTCACGCGCTGCAGCAATTACTTAAAAGCGAAGGTCAGACGACAGCTGTCGGCGACGAAGGGGGCTTCGCACCGAATTTAGATTCCGATGAAGACGCCATTCAGCATATTCTTCAGGCCGTAGAAAACGCGGGCTACGTTCCTGGCGAAGATTTTGTTCTCGCGATGGATGCTGCCGCTTCGGAATGGAAGAGCGACAAGGGCCAGGGTTTTTACCATCAGCCTAAATCGGGAAGAGACTTCACCACTGACGAATTGATCGCGCATTGGGAAGATTTGCTTGCCAAATACCCGATCGTCTCCATTGAAGATGGTCTCGACGAAGAAGACTGGGCGGGCTGGCAACGCATGACCGAAGCCCTCGGCCACAAGGTGCAGCTGGTCGGCGACGATTTATTCGTCACCAATACCGAACGTCTCGCCAAGGGCATTGACCTGGGCGCCGGCAACGCGATTCTCATCAAGCTCAACCAGATCGGAACCGTTTCCGAAACGTTGGCTGCGATTAAGATGGCGAACCGCGCCGGCTACCGCGCGGTGATTTCCCACCGCTCGGGCGAAACGGAAGACACGACCATCGCCGATTTGGCGGTCGCGGTTAACGCCGGACAGATCAAGACCGGGGCCCCGTCCCGGACGGAACGGGTGGCCAAATACAACCAGCTCCTGCGCATCGAGGAAGACCTCGGCGCTGGTGCGGTGTATCTCGGGAAAGACGCCTTCGGATTTAAAAAGTAA
- a CDS encoding MalY/PatB family protein, whose protein sequence is MQYDFETVLDRRGKDAIAVDAVGRLKGFSPDAPKPGFDVIPMWVADMNFPTAKSIQDAIIARAKHPAFGYFQPSKAYYRAIADWHNKRKGVDDVTPEVVTYENGVLGGIVSTLKVFAAPGDAVLLHSPTYMGFANAVKSNGFQIVHSPLKRDGDGVWRMDPEDMEKKIRAHHIHVAIFCNPFNPCGRVWTKEELEEALAVCEANDVFVIADEIWSDLLMNGHTYTPVQSVNAWAKTHVAAFYAPSKTFNLAGLIGSYSVIYNKTVRERVRAIGAKTVYNAMNVLSEHALIGAYSDEGAEWLGQLLPVLSRNVNFACDYIEKHFDGVTAFRSEGTYMLLLDCTDWLKAHDMDQKTLLKKGWDVGVGWQDGALFEAPTSIRLNLASPTHRVEEAFKRMDRYVFNPEDRI, encoded by the coding sequence ATGCAATACGATTTTGAAACGGTTTTGGATCGCAGAGGGAAGGACGCCATCGCCGTGGACGCCGTCGGCCGCCTCAAGGGCTTCAGCCCCGACGCGCCGAAGCCGGGCTTTGATGTGATTCCCATGTGGGTCGCCGACATGAATTTCCCCACAGCCAAGTCCATTCAGGACGCCATCATCGCCCGGGCAAAACATCCGGCCTTCGGCTATTTCCAGCCTTCTAAAGCCTACTACCGCGCCATTGCGGACTGGCACAACAAACGCAAAGGGGTGGACGACGTGACGCCGGAAGTGGTCACTTACGAAAACGGGGTCCTCGGCGGCATTGTCTCGACCTTGAAGGTATTTGCGGCCCCTGGGGACGCGGTGCTGCTTCACAGTCCGACATACATGGGCTTTGCCAACGCTGTGAAAAGCAACGGCTTTCAGATCGTCCACAGCCCGCTGAAGCGAGATGGGGACGGCGTGTGGCGCATGGACCCCGAAGATATGGAGAAAAAAATTAGAGCCCATCACATTCACGTGGCGATCTTCTGCAACCCGTTCAACCCCTGTGGCCGGGTGTGGACAAAAGAAGAGCTCGAAGAAGCCCTGGCTGTGTGCGAGGCCAACGACGTTTTTGTGATTGCCGATGAAATTTGGTCAGATCTATTGATGAACGGCCATACCTACACGCCGGTACAGTCGGTGAATGCCTGGGCAAAGACCCATGTCGCGGCCTTTTACGCCCCGAGCAAGACTTTCAATTTGGCAGGGCTCATCGGTTCCTACAGCGTGATCTACAACAAGACCGTCCGAGAACGAGTCCGGGCCATCGGTGCGAAGACCGTGTACAACGCCATGAACGTTTTGTCCGAACACGCTTTGATCGGCGCCTACAGTGACGAAGGCGCCGAGTGGCTCGGCCAACTGCTGCCGGTGCTGTCCCGCAATGTGAATTTTGCGTGCGATTACATCGAAAAGCATTTTGACGGCGTCACGGCCTTTAGATCCGAAGGTACGTACATGTTGCTGCTGGACTGCACAGACTGGCTGAAGGCCCACGACATGGATCAAAAGACGCTGCTTAAAAAAGGCTGGGACGTGGGCGTCGGCTGGCAGGACGGCGCCCTGTTCGAAGCGCCCACGTCAATTCGGCTGAATCTCGCGTCTCCGACCCACCGCGTCGAAGAAGCGTTTAAGCGCATGGACCGGTATGTGTTTAACCCTGAGGACCGGATATGA
- a CDS encoding MATE family efflux transporter: MKRRDTIHLSDHFTAGRLWRYAFPSVIMMIFTSIYMVVDGLFISNIVGKTAFAAVNLLIPALEIFGAAGYVFGTGGSALVAKELGEGRRQEASRTFSLLVYTTIAVGIVIAGIASAVLRPLTLWLGADAGMLKAALIYGRILVPALPLIMLQYLFQVFFVTAERPKLGLAITVIAGLANMVLDALFMAGFHWGVRGAAAATAISQGIGGLVPLGYFARTRTAAIHLGRTQLNWRKIAKAVSNGLSEFMGTVSLSIVSICYNFQLLRFAGENGVAAYGAIMYVSFIFLSVFFGYGTGTAPVTSYHYGAGHKAELHSLLKKSLTTIGGVGLILFGTAELFSGPLTQLFVGYDPKLFAMTLQGFRIYSLAYLISGLNLYASSFFTALNNGFVSAAIAFLRTLVFETGCVWLLPVFFGLKGIWFSILVAEILALLVSVGFLAKNRKRYGY, translated from the coding sequence ATGAAACGGCGAGATACGATTCATTTATCCGATCATTTCACGGCGGGGCGGCTGTGGCGCTACGCCTTTCCGTCAGTGATCATGATGATCTTCACGTCGATCTACATGGTTGTCGACGGGCTGTTCATCTCCAACATCGTCGGCAAGACGGCCTTTGCGGCAGTGAATCTCCTCATTCCCGCCCTGGAGATCTTCGGCGCGGCGGGCTACGTCTTCGGCACCGGGGGCAGTGCACTCGTGGCCAAGGAGCTCGGCGAGGGACGGCGGCAGGAAGCGAGCCGGACGTTTTCGCTGCTCGTGTACACGACCATCGCCGTCGGCATCGTCATCGCAGGGATCGCCTCGGCAGTGCTGCGGCCGCTGACCCTCTGGCTCGGAGCGGACGCCGGCATGCTCAAAGCGGCGCTGATTTACGGGCGGATTCTCGTGCCGGCCCTGCCGCTGATCATGCTGCAGTATTTGTTTCAGGTCTTTTTCGTCACGGCGGAACGGCCGAAGCTGGGCCTGGCCATCACGGTGATCGCGGGACTCGCGAACATGGTTCTCGACGCGTTATTCATGGCCGGGTTTCACTGGGGCGTCCGGGGTGCCGCGGCGGCGACGGCCATCAGTCAGGGCATCGGCGGCCTCGTGCCTTTGGGCTATTTTGCCCGGACCAGGACTGCAGCGATTCATCTCGGGCGGACGCAGCTGAACTGGCGGAAAATCGCCAAGGCCGTGTCCAACGGCCTGTCGGAGTTCATGGGCACGGTGTCGCTGTCCATCGTGAGCATCTGCTACAATTTTCAGCTCCTGCGCTTTGCTGGGGAAAACGGCGTCGCAGCCTACGGGGCGATCATGTACGTCAGCTTTATCTTTCTGTCGGTGTTCTTCGGCTACGGGACAGGAACGGCGCCGGTGACGAGCTATCATTACGGCGCCGGCCACAAAGCCGAACTCCATTCTCTGCTGAAAAAAAGCCTGACCACCATCGGCGGCGTTGGACTGATCCTGTTCGGGACGGCGGAGCTTTTCTCCGGACCTTTGACGCAGCTCTTCGTGGGCTACGACCCGAAGCTTTTCGCCATGACCCTCCAGGGATTTCGGATCTACAGCCTGGCCTACCTGATATCGGGCCTTAACCTCTACGCGTCGTCTTTTTTTACGGCGCTGAACAATGGGTTCGTGTCCGCGGCTATCGCTTTTCTGCGGACCCTGGTGTTTGAAACGGGCTGTGTGTGGCTCCTGCCCGTGTTTTTCGGCCTGAAGGGGATCTGGTTTTCGATCCTTGTCGCCGAGATTTTGGCGCTGCTCGTGTCCGTAGGCTTTCTCGCAAAAAATCGGAAAAGATATGGCTATTAA